A single region of the Halopiger xanaduensis SH-6 genome encodes:
- the serA gene encoding phosphoglycerate dehydrogenase codes for MKVLVTDPIDDAGLDALRDAGHEVETGYELEGEDLLEAVSDAHGLIVRSGTEVTEEVFEAAGELVIVGRAGIGVDNIDIDAATDHGVIVANAPEGNVRAAAEHTVAMAFATARSIPQAHIRLKDGEWAKSDYLGAELNGKTLGVVGLGRVGQEVAKKLDSLGMDIVAYDPYISEERAQRIGAELVDLEESLKQADFLTVHTPLTPETEGLISEEELDMLGDGYLINCARGGVVDEDALAAKVEDGTLAGAALDVFAEEPLPDDSPLLEHDEIIVTPHLGASTEAAQENVATSTAEQVNAALIGEPVANALNAPSIDESAFPRVEPYIDIAETAGKVAAQLLNGRIENVEVTYEGDIADEDVEFVTASALKGVFEPLEWQVNAVNAPQIAEDRGVDVTESKTRQAEDFQSLISVTAGNDDDSVTVEGTLFEGVDPRIVRVDGYRVDAIPHGKMVVTRNTDEPGVIGLIGSVMGKHGVNIAGMFNAREAHGGEALTVYNVDSEVPDEAKAELNEDDRIIGVDYITLNGQS; via the coding sequence ATGAAGGTTCTGGTCACGGACCCCATCGACGACGCGGGTCTGGACGCACTCCGAGACGCCGGCCACGAGGTCGAAACGGGCTACGAACTCGAGGGCGAGGACCTCCTCGAGGCGGTATCCGACGCGCACGGGCTGATCGTCCGCTCGGGTACCGAGGTCACCGAGGAGGTCTTCGAGGCCGCCGGCGAGTTAGTGATCGTCGGCCGCGCCGGCATCGGCGTCGACAACATCGACATCGACGCCGCGACCGACCACGGGGTCATCGTCGCCAACGCCCCCGAAGGCAACGTCCGCGCCGCCGCGGAGCACACCGTCGCGATGGCCTTCGCGACCGCCCGATCGATCCCGCAGGCCCACATCCGCCTCAAGGACGGCGAGTGGGCCAAAAGCGACTACCTCGGCGCCGAACTCAACGGCAAGACCCTGGGCGTCGTCGGCCTCGGCCGCGTCGGCCAGGAGGTCGCCAAGAAGCTCGACTCGCTGGGCATGGACATCGTCGCCTACGACCCCTACATCAGCGAGGAGCGCGCCCAGCGCATCGGCGCCGAGCTCGTCGACCTCGAGGAGAGCCTGAAACAGGCCGACTTCCTGACCGTCCACACCCCGCTCACGCCCGAAACTGAGGGCCTGATCAGCGAGGAGGAACTCGACATGCTCGGCGACGGCTACCTCATCAACTGCGCCCGCGGCGGCGTCGTCGACGAGGACGCCCTCGCGGCGAAGGTCGAGGACGGGACCCTCGCAGGCGCCGCGCTCGACGTCTTCGCCGAGGAACCGCTCCCCGACGACTCGCCGCTGCTCGAGCACGACGAGATCATCGTCACGCCCCACCTCGGCGCCTCGACCGAGGCGGCCCAGGAGAACGTCGCGACCTCGACGGCCGAGCAGGTCAACGCCGCACTGATCGGCGAGCCCGTCGCGAACGCGCTGAACGCGCCCTCGATCGACGAGAGCGCCTTCCCGCGCGTCGAACCGTACATCGACATCGCCGAGACGGCCGGCAAGGTCGCCGCCCAGCTGCTCAACGGCCGTATCGAGAACGTCGAAGTCACCTACGAGGGCGACATCGCCGACGAGGACGTCGAGTTCGTCACCGCCTCCGCCCTGAAGGGCGTCTTCGAGCCCCTCGAGTGGCAGGTCAACGCCGTCAACGCGCCACAGATCGCGGAGGATCGCGGCGTCGACGTCACCGAGTCCAAGACCCGCCAGGCCGAGGACTTCCAGAGCCTGATCTCGGTGACGGCGGGCAACGACGACGATTCGGTGACCGTCGAAGGAACGCTCTTCGAGGGCGTCGATCCGCGCATCGTCCGCGTCGACGGCTACCGCGTCGACGCCATCCCGCACGGCAAGATGGTCGTCACGCGCAACACCGACGAACCCGGCGTCATCGGCCTCATCGGCTCGGTCATGGGGAAACACGGCGTCAACATCGCCGGCATGTTCAACGCCCGCGAAGCCCACGGCGGCGAGGCGCTGACCGTCTACAACGTCGACAGCGAAGTCCCCGACGAGGCGAAGGCCGAACTCAACGAGGACGACCGGATCATCGGCGTCGACTACATCACGCTGAACGGCCAGTCCTGA
- a CDS encoding SGNH/GDSL hydrolase family protein encodes MIGDHYPSVSLHNVAELAAPEWTADGDQLCRVPASVGAKLNVSARERVRGPTNSELRFVPDGDDVEIEITLSAADRTRVWPFWGEFRPWEPFEIGPEPETHAFSVPERLARLEADAGADAGRFDPRVCRLRFERAPSVALHGVSGDCRPPTADELPERRYLAYGTSITEGAASSAPHLNYVSHVARGIDADVLNFGCSGSAYCEPAMADYLASRDDWDVATLALSVNMANRGFTVEQFRERADYFVNRIAAAHPEKPIACVTLFPYFADVIEGGDAQRAADFRAALREVVADSSHDTLSLVEGAELMELTGLAADLLHPGDTGMEAIGEGLAAHLESRLE; translated from the coding sequence ATGATCGGAGACCACTATCCCTCCGTCTCGCTGCACAACGTCGCCGAACTCGCCGCTCCCGAGTGGACCGCGGACGGCGATCAGCTCTGTCGCGTTCCCGCTTCGGTGGGGGCGAAGTTGAACGTGAGCGCCCGCGAGCGGGTTCGCGGACCGACGAACAGCGAACTCCGGTTCGTGCCCGACGGCGACGACGTCGAGATCGAGATCACGCTCTCGGCGGCCGACCGCACGCGCGTGTGGCCGTTCTGGGGCGAGTTCCGGCCCTGGGAACCGTTCGAGATCGGTCCCGAACCGGAGACGCACGCGTTCAGCGTGCCCGAGCGACTCGCGCGACTCGAGGCCGATGCCGGCGCCGACGCCGGGCGGTTCGACCCGCGCGTCTGCCGCCTTCGCTTCGAGCGTGCTCCCTCGGTCGCACTGCACGGGGTCAGCGGGGACTGCCGGCCGCCGACGGCCGACGAACTCCCCGAGCGGCGGTACCTCGCGTACGGCACCTCGATCACCGAGGGGGCCGCGTCCTCGGCGCCGCACCTGAACTACGTCAGCCACGTCGCCCGCGGAATCGACGCCGACGTCCTCAATTTCGGCTGTTCCGGCTCCGCGTACTGCGAACCCGCGATGGCGGACTACCTCGCGAGCCGCGACGACTGGGACGTCGCGACGCTCGCGCTGTCGGTCAACATGGCGAACCGGGGATTCACCGTCGAGCAGTTCCGCGAGCGAGCCGACTACTTCGTGAACCGGATCGCGGCGGCCCACCCCGAGAAACCGATCGCGTGCGTGACGCTGTTCCCCTATTTCGCGGACGTCATCGAGGGCGGCGACGCGCAGCGGGCCGCCGACTTCCGCGCCGCGCTGCGCGAGGTCGTCGCCGACTCATCGCACGACACCCTCTCGCTCGTCGAGGGCGCCGAGCTGATGGAACTCACCGGCCTGGCCGCGGATCTGCTCCACCCGGGCGATACCGGCATGGAAGCGATCGGCGAGGGGCTGGCCGCTCACCTCGAGTCGCGACTCGAGTGA
- the hisI gene encoding phosphoribosyl-AMP cyclohydrolase — MDDAVAVDFGEDGLVPAVAQDADTGEVLMLAYVSPEALERTRETGRAHYYSRSRDELWEKGATSGHVQDVEEIRVDCDADTILYLVDQEGGACHTGHRSCFYRTIEGENVGERVFDPEAVYDDDHE, encoded by the coding sequence ATGGACGACGCCGTTGCGGTCGATTTCGGCGAGGACGGACTCGTCCCCGCCGTCGCACAGGACGCCGACACCGGCGAGGTACTCATGCTCGCGTACGTCTCGCCGGAGGCCTTGGAGCGGACCCGCGAAACCGGCCGGGCGCACTACTACTCCCGCAGTCGAGACGAGTTGTGGGAGAAGGGCGCGACGAGCGGCCACGTGCAGGACGTCGAGGAGATCCGGGTCGACTGCGACGCCGATACGATCCTCTATCTCGTCGACCAGGAGGGCGGCGCGTGCCACACCGGCCACCGATCGTGTTTCTACCGGACGATCGAGGGCGAGAACGTCGGGGAGCGGGTATTCGACCCCGAGGCGGTCTACGACGACGACCACGAGTAA
- a CDS encoding DUF7118 family protein encodes MSDRDGSHRTGDGVGAGEPTTDATPLEELEAARERFDRVQQRIEDRGADTVETAADAYRSATKLLEDYVDRATGTGRENFKAYVELEGQFATLVENLPDDLERRDAFEDALDAIDKRRLSESDFERARDALEPAAAFADLLDEREAAREDLAAARKDAAKRRREIDDEIASKERLLELGDADLDAPVERLREPIETYNEAVREAFAQYRQEASVREVFALLERSRLYPFVGYDQPPEDLREYVDTSADGEYAIPELLEYADYSRSKLEHYVADADRLKRRVATQRTFLDGIDAEPLTVDWPPGPAGVLRRRTREYRPFVERVGGEDAVAALRDVRALLNDPDIDYERLQTAAQAVAQLTPEQRERLADGRVAAELEALREEKRALEAALEVDDPV; translated from the coding sequence ATGAGCGACCGCGACGGGTCTCACCGCACCGGCGACGGCGTCGGTGCCGGTGAGCCGACGACCGACGCGACGCCGCTCGAGGAACTCGAGGCGGCCCGCGAGCGCTTCGATCGCGTCCAGCAGCGCATCGAGGACCGCGGCGCGGACACCGTCGAGACCGCCGCCGACGCCTACCGCTCGGCGACGAAACTCCTCGAGGACTACGTCGATCGCGCGACGGGGACCGGTCGGGAGAACTTCAAGGCCTACGTCGAACTCGAGGGGCAGTTCGCCACGCTCGTCGAGAACCTGCCCGACGACCTCGAGCGCCGCGACGCCTTCGAGGACGCGCTGGACGCGATCGACAAGCGCCGGCTCAGCGAGTCCGACTTCGAGCGCGCCCGCGACGCACTCGAGCCGGCCGCAGCGTTCGCCGACCTGCTGGACGAACGCGAGGCGGCCCGGGAGGACCTCGCGGCGGCGCGCAAAGATGCCGCCAAGCGCCGCCGCGAAATCGACGACGAGATCGCGTCAAAGGAGCGGCTGCTCGAGTTGGGCGACGCCGACCTCGACGCGCCGGTCGAGCGACTCCGAGAGCCGATCGAGACCTACAACGAGGCGGTGCGCGAGGCGTTCGCGCAGTACCGTCAGGAAGCGTCGGTCCGCGAGGTGTTCGCCCTGCTCGAGCGCAGCCGGCTGTACCCCTTCGTCGGGTACGACCAGCCGCCCGAGGACCTTCGAGAGTACGTCGACACCAGCGCCGACGGCGAGTACGCGATCCCCGAACTGCTCGAGTACGCCGATTACTCGCGGTCGAAACTCGAGCACTACGTCGCGGACGCCGATCGACTAAAACGGCGGGTCGCGACCCAGCGGACCTTCCTCGACGGCATCGACGCCGAGCCGTTGACGGTCGACTGGCCGCCGGGGCCGGCGGGCGTCCTCCGCCGCCGCACCCGGGAGTACCGGCCGTTCGTCGAGCGCGTCGGCGGCGAGGACGCGGTCGCCGCCCTCCGGGACGTTCGGGCGTTGCTGAACGACCCCGATATCGACTACGAGCGGCTCCAGACGGCCGCGCAGGCGGTCGCGCAACTGACGCCCGAGCAACGCGAGCGACTGGCCGACGGCCGCGTCGCGGCCGAACTCGAGGCCCTGCGCGAGGAGAAACGGGCTCTCGAGGCGGCGCTCGAGGTCGACGATCCGGTGTAG
- a CDS encoding universal stress protein → MTRHLLVPMDDSETARGALEHALSIHPDDEITVIHVIDDLEAGYAGGPAGGADEVEPDFFAAVQAMADEYGRSVDTTVVEGTSADAILEYARDEDVDQIVMGSEGRSGVSRMLLGSVAETVTRKSRIPVTIVP, encoded by the coding sequence ATGACCCGGCACTTGCTCGTCCCGATGGACGACTCCGAGACCGCTCGCGGGGCCCTCGAGCACGCGCTCTCGATCCACCCGGACGACGAGATCACGGTGATTCACGTGATCGACGACCTCGAGGCAGGGTACGCCGGCGGACCGGCGGGCGGGGCCGACGAGGTCGAGCCCGATTTCTTCGCGGCCGTGCAGGCGATGGCCGACGAGTACGGACGGTCCGTCGATACGACCGTCGTGGAGGGGACCTCGGCGGACGCGATCCTCGAGTACGCCCGCGACGAGGACGTGGACCAGATCGTCATGGGTAGCGAAGGGCGATCCGGCGTCTCCCGGATGCTGCTGGGCAGCGTCGCGGAGACCGTGACGCGGAAATCGCGGATTCCGGTGACGATCGTCCCGTAA
- a CDS encoding HPP family protein, translated as MDDRTGTTLHTGLLISTTAALAWLTGLPMLFPSLGPSAFVLALFQDSEAASPRRVIGGHAIGAAAGLLAYHLLGGGVSMTTATDPGSIAGLRLAASGVLATTLTAGGMLATDTRHPPACATTLIVSLGLLSRPLEGALIVCTVVVLVIAHRLLLATERVGARYGSELRS; from the coding sequence ATGGACGACCGGACGGGGACGACGCTCCACACCGGCCTGCTGATCTCCACGACGGCCGCGCTGGCGTGGCTCACCGGCCTGCCGATGCTGTTCCCGAGCCTCGGCCCGTCCGCGTTCGTACTCGCGCTCTTTCAGGACAGCGAGGCCGCCTCGCCTCGACGGGTGATCGGCGGCCACGCGATCGGGGCCGCCGCCGGACTGCTCGCCTACCACCTGCTCGGCGGTGGCGTCTCGATGACGACGGCGACCGATCCCGGCTCGATCGCGGGGTTGCGCCTCGCCGCCAGCGGCGTCCTCGCGACCACCCTGACCGCCGGCGGCATGCTCGCGACCGACACCCGCCACCCGCCCGCGTGCGCGACGACGCTGATCGTCTCGCTCGGCCTGCTCTCGCGGCCGCTCGAGGGCGCGCTGATCGTCTGTACGGTCGTCGTGCTCGTAATCGCACATCGACTCCTGCTCGCGACCGAGCGGGTCGGCGCGCGGTACGGGAGCGAGTTGCGGTCCTGA
- the glmM gene encoding phosphoglucosamine mutase encodes MEVFGSSGTRGVANEELTPAFVLRVAKAAGTAWGADRVGIARDTRYTGRMLADAAASGLASTGTDVDRLGVVPTPGAQSYAEREGVPIVVITASHNPPQYNGVKLVGPDGIELSVSDLETIEETLLTESFAVAPWDETGRVREVDGVTRDYVDELLAAADRDRIADADLTVALDPGHGAGALTSPEFFRELGCRVVTVNGQPDGHFPGRDPEPVPDNLEDLGRLVRATDADVGIAHDGDADRAIFFDEHGEYVEGDATLAALAAAELEDGDTTVSAVNVSQRLVDVVTEVGADLELTPIGSTNIITRIRELEDKGKRVPIAGEGNGGIFFPGFRLTRDGAFTAARFLELVAERPVSEIVGPYGGYANVRRNIEYESTAERDAMLDAAANHAHAADAELNTRDGYRLDYGDAWVLARPSGTEPLVRIYAEARDDDRATDLADEMYETLAEAKADA; translated from the coding sequence ATGGAAGTGTTCGGATCCAGCGGGACGCGCGGCGTCGCGAACGAGGAACTGACGCCCGCGTTCGTCCTGCGCGTCGCGAAAGCAGCCGGAACGGCGTGGGGGGCCGACCGGGTGGGGATCGCCCGCGATACGCGATACACCGGGCGAATGTTAGCCGATGCGGCGGCCAGCGGCCTCGCCAGCACGGGCACCGACGTCGACCGGCTCGGCGTCGTTCCCACGCCGGGTGCACAGTCCTACGCCGAACGCGAGGGCGTTCCGATCGTCGTCATCACCGCCTCGCACAACCCGCCCCAGTACAACGGCGTCAAACTCGTCGGCCCCGACGGTATCGAACTCTCGGTCTCGGACCTCGAGACGATCGAGGAGACCCTGCTGACGGAGTCGTTCGCGGTCGCCCCGTGGGACGAGACGGGCCGCGTCCGCGAGGTCGACGGCGTCACGCGGGACTACGTCGACGAACTGCTCGCGGCGGCCGACCGCGACCGGATCGCCGACGCCGACCTCACCGTCGCGCTCGATCCCGGCCACGGCGCCGGCGCGCTCACCAGCCCCGAGTTCTTCCGCGAACTGGGCTGTCGCGTCGTCACCGTCAACGGCCAGCCCGACGGCCACTTCCCCGGCCGCGATCCCGAACCCGTCCCGGACAACCTCGAGGACCTCGGGCGCCTCGTCCGAGCGACCGACGCCGACGTCGGCATCGCCCACGACGGCGACGCCGACCGCGCGATCTTCTTCGACGAACACGGCGAGTACGTCGAGGGCGACGCCACCCTCGCCGCGCTCGCGGCCGCGGAACTCGAGGACGGCGACACGACGGTCTCCGCAGTGAACGTCTCCCAACGGCTCGTCGACGTCGTCACCGAGGTCGGCGCCGACCTCGAGCTGACGCCGATCGGCTCGACGAACATCATCACCCGCATCCGCGAACTCGAGGACAAGGGCAAGCGAGTGCCGATCGCGGGCGAGGGCAACGGCGGGATCTTCTTCCCCGGATTCCGCCTCACGCGCGACGGTGCGTTCACCGCCGCGCGGTTCCTCGAACTCGTCGCGGAGCGTCCGGTCAGCGAGATCGTCGGACCCTACGGCGGCTACGCCAACGTGCGGCGCAACATCGAGTACGAGTCGACCGCGGAGCGCGACGCCATGCTGGACGCGGCCGCGAACCACGCCCACGCCGCCGACGCGGAACTCAACACCCGCGACGGCTACCGCCTGGATTACGGCGACGCGTGGGTGCTGGCCCGCCCCTCCGGCACGGAGCCGCTCGTCCGCATCTACGCCGAAGCCCGCGACGACGACCGCGCGACCGACCTGGCCGACGAGATGTACGAGACGCTCGCCGAGGCGAAAGCCGACGCCTGA
- a CDS encoding HVO_0234 family beta-propeller protein has translation MDSIEEKRVYGDREGALEAYVTGSMGVVRVRVAGDAVGEFSLCERGDARDVATTADGDAVAIATETDVRVASLRWPSESDKREDAGLVFEETGFGEAVAVGYDGADLVAAGPEGNVARWHPERDGGDWETLEDETVATVRAIDGDLIGTDSGVYRVHDGGLDHVGLTDVRDVSATGVPLAATAEGLYKLGNGWMELAGGPFTAVAADPRTEPGRLTRATAVSAAGSVHALVDDEWTEREGPDESIVAVGYGEAVYAVTDRGSFLALDESNDNGPSAWRTHPIGVTDVTGLAVGAPVLE, from the coding sequence ATGGATTCGATCGAGGAGAAGCGGGTCTACGGCGACCGCGAGGGCGCGCTCGAGGCGTACGTCACCGGGTCGATGGGCGTCGTTCGCGTGCGCGTCGCCGGCGACGCCGTCGGCGAATTCAGCCTCTGCGAGCGCGGCGATGCCCGGGACGTCGCGACGACGGCGGACGGCGACGCGGTCGCGATCGCGACAGAGACCGACGTGCGCGTCGCCTCGCTCCGGTGGCCCTCGGAGAGCGACAAACGCGAAGACGCCGGTCTCGTCTTCGAGGAAACCGGCTTCGGCGAGGCGGTTGCCGTCGGCTACGACGGGGCGGACCTCGTCGCCGCGGGTCCCGAGGGGAACGTCGCCCGCTGGCACCCCGAGCGCGACGGCGGCGACTGGGAGACGCTCGAGGACGAGACCGTCGCGACGGTTCGGGCGATCGACGGCGACCTGATCGGCACCGACAGCGGCGTTTACCGGGTACACGACGGCGGGCTCGATCACGTCGGGCTGACCGACGTCCGCGATGTCTCCGCGACGGGCGTCCCACTGGCGGCGACCGCCGAGGGGCTGTACAAACTCGGCAACGGCTGGATGGAACTCGCGGGCGGCCCGTTCACCGCGGTCGCCGCGGACCCGCGGACGGAACCGGGCCGACTGACGCGAGCGACCGCCGTGTCCGCGGCCGGCTCGGTGCACGCGCTCGTGGACGACGAGTGGACCGAACGCGAGGGACCCGACGAGTCGATCGTCGCCGTCGGCTACGGCGAGGCGGTCTACGCCGTCACGGACCGCGGCTCGTTTTTGGCGCTCGACGAGAGCAACGACAACGGACCGTCGGCCTGGCGCACCCACCCCATCGGCGTGACCGACGTGACCGGACTCGCCGTCGGCGCGCCCGTCCTCGAGTGA
- a CDS encoding ribose-phosphate diphosphokinase — protein sequence MIVSGSASQALAAALSSELEEPLAAVEYDRFPDGELLAAVPGLADADSSPDRAVIVASTVSSDAHVELLQLQDAAREAGAGEVVTVLPYMGYGRQDEAFEAGHPVSARAVARAISTGADRVLTVNPHEAAVCDFFEPTATAVDAAGRLAEPLPEDLEDPVFLSPDAGAIDLAETVRDAYGEGETDYFEKTRHSGTEVEITPSDVDVSGRDVVVADDIIATGSTMSEAVGVLEDRGVGRVFVTCVHPLLARDAYAKLSRAGVEAIYGTDTIERGASAVSVAPVLASHL from the coding sequence ATGATCGTCAGCGGATCCGCGTCGCAGGCACTGGCCGCGGCGCTGTCGTCCGAACTCGAGGAACCGCTCGCCGCCGTCGAGTACGACCGCTTTCCCGACGGCGAACTGCTCGCGGCCGTTCCCGGCCTCGCCGATGCCGATTCGAGCCCCGACCGCGCGGTGATCGTCGCCTCGACGGTCTCGAGCGACGCTCACGTCGAACTCCTGCAGTTGCAGGACGCCGCTCGAGAGGCCGGCGCCGGGGAAGTCGTCACCGTCCTGCCGTACATGGGCTACGGCCGCCAGGACGAGGCCTTCGAGGCGGGCCATCCCGTTTCCGCACGTGCGGTCGCGCGAGCCATCTCGACCGGCGCGGACCGCGTGCTGACCGTCAACCCCCACGAGGCGGCCGTCTGCGACTTTTTCGAACCGACCGCGACCGCCGTCGACGCCGCCGGCCGGCTGGCCGAGCCCCTTCCCGAGGACCTCGAGGATCCCGTCTTCCTCTCGCCGGACGCCGGCGCGATCGACCTCGCGGAGACGGTCCGAGACGCCTACGGCGAGGGCGAAACCGACTACTTCGAGAAGACCCGTCACTCGGGCACCGAGGTCGAGATCACGCCCAGCGACGTCGACGTGAGCGGGCGGGACGTCGTCGTCGCCGACGACATCATCGCGACCGGCTCGACGATGAGCGAGGCCGTCGGCGTCCTCGAGGACCGGGGCGTCGGCCGCGTCTTCGTTACCTGCGTCCACCCGTTGCTGGCCCGCGACGCGTACGCGAAGCTCTCGCGGGCCGGCGTCGAGGCGATCTACGGCACCGACACGATCGAGCGCGGCGCCAGCGCCGTCTCGGTCGCGCCCGTGCTGGCGTCGCACCTCTGA
- a CDS encoding heme NO-binding domain-containing protein has protein sequence MHGIVHKTLETYVVDRTDEETWERVVDRADLEPRLYLQVSHYDDREIDAVLETLTELAPQDRRTIERGFGRTLAPELLSTFNAHIRTDRDVLELLANLEQTVREIDTATEKASLPDISSRPDGNEVTVTYDTHRETTYCGLAHGVLEGLLTAFDADGTVTEQACGREDEGEDDVDACRFLVTVEDEE, from the coding sequence ATGCACGGAATCGTCCACAAAACGCTCGAAACGTACGTCGTCGATCGAACCGACGAGGAGACGTGGGAGCGCGTCGTCGACCGCGCGGACCTCGAGCCGCGGCTGTACCTGCAGGTCTCCCACTACGACGACCGCGAGATCGACGCCGTCCTCGAGACGTTGACCGAGTTAGCCCCACAGGACCGGCGGACTATCGAACGGGGGTTCGGCCGCACCCTCGCCCCCGAACTGCTGTCGACGTTCAACGCCCACATTCGGACCGATCGGGACGTCCTCGAGTTGCTCGCCAACCTCGAGCAAACCGTCCGGGAGATCGATACGGCGACCGAGAAGGCGTCCCTCCCCGACATCTCGAGTCGGCCCGACGGGAACGAGGTGACCGTCACCTACGACACGCACCGCGAGACGACCTACTGCGGGCTGGCCCACGGGGTTCTCGAGGGGCTGCTCACGGCCTTCGATGCGGACGGGACCGTCACCGAGCAGGCGTGCGGTCGCGAGGATGAGGGCGAGGACGACGTCGACGCTTGCCGATTTCTGGTAACAGTCGAGGACGAGGAGTAG